Proteins found in one Caldisericota bacterium genomic segment:
- a CDS encoding gamma-glutamylcyclotransferase family protein: MLYFAYGSNLNWEQIKKRVPSSSFYGIAKLENYRLDFTRKSVNRGCGVADIVKDENKDVWGAIFQFDEEDLGKLDRCEGYNPNRVKNAYKRVEKMVYLEGKKDQPMTVYTYEVIDREFGKYKPNKDYKNLIVTGAKFWDLPEEYIKFLENIETMENK, from the coding sequence TTGCTTTATTTTGCTTATGGTTCAAATTTAAATTGGGAACAAATAAAAAAAAGAGTTCCGTCATCATCTTTTTATGGAATAGCAAAGTTGGAAAATTACAGATTAGACTTCACAAGAAAATCAGTTAATCGTGGTTGCGGAGTTGCTGATATTGTTAAGGATGAGAATAAAGATGTTTGGGGAGCGATATTTCAATTCGATGAGGAGGATCTTGGGAAATTAGATAGATGTGAAGGATACAATCCAAATAGAGTTAAAAATGCATATAAAAGGGTTGAAAAAATGGTTTACCTTGAAGGCAAAAAAGATCAACCTATGACCGTGTATACATATGAAGTAATCGATAGGGAATTTGGAAAATATAAACCCAATAAAGATTATAAAAATCTGATTGTAACCGGGGCGAAATTTTGGGATTTACCAGAAGAATATATAAAATTTCTTGAAAATATCGAAACCATGGAAAATAAATAG